Proteins encoded by one window of Clostridium perfringens:
- the rpsJ gene encoding 30S ribosomal protein S10, translating to MSKQKIRIRLKAFDHTILDQSAEKIVETAKSTGAKVVGPVPLPTEKDVITILRAVHKYKDSREQFEVRTHKRLIDIVNPSPKTVDALMRLNLPAGVDIEIKL from the coding sequence ATGTCAAAACAAAAAATAAGAATAAGATTAAAAGCATTTGATCATACAATATTAGATCAATCAGCTGAGAAAATTGTTGAAACTGCTAAGTCTACAGGAGCAAAGGTTGTTGGACCAGTTCCACTACCAACTGAAAAAGACGTTATAACAATCTTAAGAGCTGTACATAAGTACAAAGACTCAAGAGAGCAGTTCGAAGTAAGAACTCATAAGAGATTAATAGACATCGTTAATCCATCACCAAAAACTGTTGATGCATTAATGAGATTAAACTTACCAGCAGGTGTTGATATCGAAATAAAACTTTAA
- the rplC gene encoding 50S ribosomal protein L3 gives MKKAIIGKKVGMTQIFDENGRVIPVTVVEAGPCVVVQKKTVETDGYDAIQVGFGELREKLVNKPRKGHFAKAGVSLRRTLKEFRMEDVANYNVGDEIKVDTFEIGDKVDVSGVSKGKGFQGTIKRWNASRGPMSHGSKFHRAPGSMGAASDPSRTFKNKRMPGHMGAKNTTVLNLEVVKIMPEKNIILIKGGIPGPNKGTVVIRNSVKA, from the coding sequence ATGAAAAAAGCTATAATAGGTAAAAAAGTTGGAATGACTCAAATATTCGATGAGAATGGTAGAGTAATCCCTGTAACTGTAGTTGAAGCTGGTCCATGTGTTGTAGTTCAAAAGAAAACAGTTGAAACTGATGGATATGACGCAATACAAGTTGGATTCGGTGAATTAAGAGAAAAATTAGTTAACAAACCAAGAAAAGGACATTTCGCTAAAGCAGGTGTTTCTTTAAGAAGAACTTTAAAAGAGTTCAGAATGGAAGATGTTGCTAATTACAATGTTGGAGACGAAATAAAGGTTGACACATTTGAAATTGGAGACAAAGTAGACGTATCAGGAGTTTCTAAAGGTAAGGGATTCCAAGGTACAATCAAAAGATGGAATGCTAGTAGAGGACCAATGTCTCACGGTTCTAAATTCCACAGAGCACCAGGTTCAATGGGAGCTGCTTCAGACCCATCAAGAACTTTCAAGAACAAAAGAATGCCTGGACATATGGGAGCTAAGAACACAACTGTTCTTAACTTAGAAGTTGTTAAGATAATGCCTGAAAAGAACATCATCTTAATCAAGGGTGGAATCCCAGGTCCAAATAAAGGCACAGTAGTTATAAGAAACAGCGTTAAGGCTTAA
- a CDS encoding ribosomal L7Ae/L30e/S12e/Gadd45 family protein — protein sequence MVDRLLGKKVIGIKQSTKAMKNGEGKILYVAKNANDKMVTPLVELAEKCGIEIKHVKNMKILGEMCGIDVKSAVALILD from the coding sequence ATGGTAGACAGACTTTTAGGAAAAAAAGTTATTGGCATAAAACAGTCCACAAAAGCTATGAAAAACGGTGAAGGAAAAATTTTGTATGTTGCAAAAAATGCTAACGATAAAATGGTCACTCCATTGGTAGAATTAGCGGAAAAATGTGGAATTGAAATAAAACATGTTAAAAACATGAAAATTCTAGGGGAAATGTGTGGCATAGATGTAAAATCAGCTGTAGCATTAATCTTAGATTAG
- the fusA gene encoding elongation factor G yields MARQYPLEKFRNFGIMAHIDAGKTTTTERILFYTGRNHKIGETHDGASTMDWMAQEQERGITITSAATTCFWKGYELNIIDTPGHVDFTVEVERSLRVLDGAVTVLDAKSGVEPQTETVWRQADKYGVPRMIYVNKMDATGADYYNCINTVRERLQANAVAIQIPIGQEDQFQGMVDLLTNQAIIFKDDLGKDIEVSDVPADLADKAEEYRAAMIEAIAETDEELMMKYLEGEELTLEELKVALRKATINNEIIPVICGSSYKNKGVQQMIDGVVDYLPSPLDIPAVKGTNLDGEEEVREASDDAPMSALAFKIATDPFVGRLAFTRVYSGVLESGSYVLNSTKGKKERIGRLVKMHANSREEVESLEAAELGAVIGLKNTTTGDTLCTEAAPIILEKMEFPEPVISIAIEPKTKAGQEKMGIALSKLAEEDPTFKTWTDQETGQTIIAGMGELHLDIIVDRLQREFKVECNVGAPQVAYKETIKKAVEAEAKFARQSGGRGQYGHCKIEMIPTEGEYEFENAIVGGAIPREYIPAVDNGIREAAESGIIAGYPVINFKIRLFDGSYHDVDSSEMAFKIAGSMAFKNAMAKADAVLLEPIMKVEITVPEEYMGDVIGDVNSRRGRMEGMDSRNGAQIIRAFIPLSEMFGYATALRSRTQGRGTYAMEFDHYDDVPKSIQEEVAGKKNK; encoded by the coding sequence ATGGCTAGACAATATCCGTTAGAAAAATTCCGTAACTTCGGAATAATGGCACATATAGATGCTGGTAAAACAACTACTACTGAGCGTATTCTTTTCTATACAGGAAGAAACCACAAAATAGGGGAAACTCATGATGGAGCTTCAACTATGGACTGGATGGCTCAAGAGCAAGAAAGAGGTATAACAATAACTTCTGCTGCTACAACTTGTTTCTGGAAAGGTTATGAATTAAACATAATCGATACTCCAGGACACGTAGACTTCACAGTTGAGGTTGAAAGATCATTAAGAGTTCTTGATGGAGCTGTTACTGTTCTTGATGCTAAGAGTGGAGTTGAACCACAAACTGAAACTGTTTGGAGACAGGCAGACAAGTACGGCGTTCCAAGAATGATATACGTAAACAAAATGGATGCTACAGGAGCAGACTACTACAACTGTATAAACACAGTTAGAGAAAGATTACAAGCTAATGCTGTTGCAATTCAAATTCCAATAGGTCAAGAAGATCAATTCCAAGGAATGGTTGATTTATTAACTAACCAAGCAATAATCTTCAAAGATGACTTAGGAAAAGATATAGAAGTAAGTGATGTTCCAGCTGATTTAGCTGATAAAGCAGAAGAGTACAGAGCTGCTATGATTGAAGCTATAGCTGAAACTGATGAAGAGTTAATGATGAAATACTTAGAAGGTGAAGAATTAACTCTTGAAGAATTAAAAGTTGCTTTAAGAAAAGCTACTATCAACAATGAAATAATCCCAGTTATCTGTGGATCATCATACAAAAACAAAGGTGTTCAACAAATGATCGATGGTGTTGTTGATTACTTACCATCACCATTAGACATACCTGCTGTTAAAGGTACTAACTTAGACGGTGAAGAAGAAGTTAGAGAAGCTTCAGATGACGCTCCAATGTCAGCTTTAGCATTCAAAATAGCTACTGACCCATTCGTTGGAAGATTAGCATTCACAAGAGTTTACTCAGGAGTTTTAGAGAGCGGTTCATACGTATTAAACTCAACTAAGGGTAAAAAAGAAAGAATAGGAAGACTTGTTAAGATGCACGCTAACTCAAGAGAGGAAGTTGAATCATTAGAAGCAGCTGAATTAGGAGCTGTAATAGGTCTTAAGAATACAACTACTGGAGATACTTTATGTACGGAAGCAGCTCCAATAATACTTGAAAAGATGGAATTCCCAGAGCCAGTTATATCTATAGCTATCGAGCCAAAGACAAAAGCTGGTCAAGAAAAAATGGGTATAGCTTTATCAAAGCTTGCTGAAGAGGATCCAACTTTCAAAACTTGGACTGATCAAGAAACAGGTCAAACTATCATAGCTGGTATGGGTGAGCTTCACTTAGATATCATCGTTGATAGATTACAAAGAGAATTCAAAGTTGAGTGTAACGTAGGTGCTCCTCAAGTTGCTTACAAAGAAACTATCAAAAAGGCTGTTGAAGCAGAAGCTAAATTTGCTAGACAATCTGGTGGTAGAGGACAATACGGTCACTGTAAGATAGAAATGATACCAACTGAAGGCGAATATGAATTCGAAAATGCTATCGTTGGAGGAGCTATTCCAAGAGAATACATTCCAGCAGTAGATAACGGAATCAGAGAAGCTGCAGAAAGTGGTATAATAGCTGGATACCCAGTTATAAACTTCAAAATAAGATTATTCGACGGATCATACCATGATGTCGATTCATCTGAAATGGCATTCAAAATAGCTGGATCTATGGCATTCAAAAACGCTATGGCTAAAGCTGATGCTGTATTACTTGAGCCTATAATGAAAGTTGAAATCACTGTACCAGAAGAGTACATGGGAGACGTTATAGGAGATGTTAACTCAAGAAGAGGTAGAATGGAAGGAATGGACTCAAGAAATGGTGCACAAATCATAAGAGCATTCATCCCACTATCAGAAATGTTTGGATACGCAACTGCATTAAGATCAAGAACTCAAGGTAGAGGAACTTATGCAATGGAATTCGATCACTATGATGACGTTCCTAAGAGCATCCAAGAAGAAGTTGCAGGTAAAAAAAATAAATAA
- the rpoC gene encoding DNA-directed RNA polymerase subunit beta', translating into MFELNNFDALQIGLASPEQIREWSRGEVKKPETINYRTLKPERDGLFCERIFGPIKDWECHCGKYKRVRYKGIVCDRCGVEVTKSKVRRERMAHIELAAPVSHIWYFKGIPSRMGLILDMSPRALEKVLYFASYIVIDPKETSLLKKQLLNEKEYREACDKYGEESFVAGMGAEAIKTLLSEIDLERTAAELKEELKQSTGQKKVRIIRRLEVVESFKSSGNKPEWMVVDVIPVIPPDLRPMVQLDGGRFATSDLNDLYRRVINRNNRLKKLLDLGAPDIIVRNEKRMLQEAVDALIDNGRRGRPVTGPGNRPLKSLSDMLKGKQGRFRQNLLGKRVDYSGRSVIVVGPELKMYQCGLPKEMALELFKPFVMKKLVEDGVAHNIKSAKRMVERVMPQVWDVLEEVIADHPVLLNRAPTLHRLGIQAFQPVLVEGRAIKLHPLVCTAYNADFDGDQMAVHVPLSVEAQAEARFLMLAAGNIMKPSDGRPVCVPTQDMVLGSYYLTMDKDGAKGEGKYFASFDEVIMAYQLKEVDIHAKINVKVTKEIDGELKSGIIKTTPGFIIFNECIPQDLGFVNRENPEEMFNLEIDFLITKKSLGKIIDKCYLKHGPTKTSIMLDNIKATGYHYSSIGAVTVAASDMIVPQKKYELLKEADETVDKIEKMYRRGLISEDERYERVIEKWTETTEEVADTLMNSLDKFNPIFMMADSGARGSKSQIKQLAGMRGLMASPSGKIIELPIRASFREGLDVLEYFISTHGARKGNADTALKTADSGYLTRRLVDVSQDVIVREHDCGTQNGIYVEEIKEGSEVVEQLAERLTGRYTAEDVFHPETGELLAAKDTYMDPILAEKIADTGIQKVKIRSVFTCDSKVGVCTKCYGMNMATSYKINIGEAVGIVAAQSIGEPGTQLTMRTFHTGGVAGADITQGLPRVEELFEARKPKGLAIVSEVAGTVRIEETKKKRTVYVVTDSGEEYSYDIPFGSRLKVKDGIAIGAGDEITEGSVNPHDIMSIKGVDGAREYLLSEVQKVYRLQGVDINDKHLEVVVRQMTRKIKVTEQGDTNLLPGVMIDMFDFRAENERVESFGGEKAQGDIVLLGITKAALATDSFLSAASFQETTRVLTDAAIKGKIDPLVGLKENVIIGKLIPAGTGMMKYRSLKLNTENSNQETETIIEIEE; encoded by the coding sequence TTGTTCGAATTAAATAATTTTGATGCTTTACAAATCGGGTTAGCATCTCCAGAACAAATTAGAGAGTGGTCTAGAGGAGAAGTAAAGAAACCTGAAACTATTAACTATAGAACGTTAAAACCTGAGAGAGACGGATTATTCTGTGAAAGAATATTCGGACCTATAAAAGACTGGGAATGTCACTGTGGAAAATACAAAAGAGTTAGATATAAAGGTATTGTATGTGACAGATGTGGTGTTGAAGTAACTAAATCTAAAGTTAGAAGAGAGAGAATGGCTCACATTGAATTAGCTGCGCCAGTATCTCATATATGGTATTTCAAAGGAATACCTTCAAGAATGGGATTAATCCTTGATATGTCACCAAGAGCTTTAGAAAAAGTTCTATATTTTGCATCATATATAGTTATAGATCCAAAAGAAACTTCATTATTAAAGAAACAACTTCTTAATGAGAAAGAATATAGAGAAGCGTGTGACAAATATGGTGAAGAGAGCTTTGTAGCTGGAATGGGTGCAGAAGCTATAAAAACTTTATTATCAGAAATAGACTTAGAAAGAACTGCTGCTGAACTTAAAGAAGAATTAAAGCAAAGCACAGGTCAAAAGAAAGTTAGAATAATAAGAAGATTAGAAGTTGTAGAATCATTCAAATCATCAGGAAATAAACCTGAATGGATGGTAGTAGATGTAATACCAGTTATACCACCTGATTTAAGACCTATGGTTCAATTAGATGGAGGTAGATTTGCTACTTCAGATTTAAATGATTTATACAGAAGAGTTATAAATAGAAATAACAGACTTAAGAAGTTATTAGACCTTGGCGCTCCTGACATAATAGTTAGAAACGAAAAGAGAATGCTTCAAGAGGCTGTAGATGCTTTAATAGATAACGGTAGAAGAGGAAGACCTGTAACTGGTCCTGGAAACAGACCTCTTAAATCATTATCAGATATGCTTAAAGGTAAGCAAGGAAGATTCAGACAAAACCTTCTTGGTAAGAGGGTTGACTATTCAGGAAGATCAGTTATCGTTGTTGGTCCTGAATTAAAAATGTATCAATGTGGTCTTCCAAAAGAAATGGCTTTAGAATTATTCAAGCCTTTCGTTATGAAGAAATTAGTTGAAGACGGAGTTGCTCATAACATAAAGAGTGCTAAGAGAATGGTTGAAAGAGTAATGCCACAAGTATGGGATGTACTTGAAGAAGTTATAGCAGACCATCCAGTATTACTAAACAGAGCACCTACTCTACATAGACTAGGTATTCAAGCATTCCAACCAGTATTAGTTGAAGGTAGAGCTATAAAACTTCATCCACTTGTATGTACAGCATACAACGCTGACTTCGATGGAGACCAAATGGCTGTTCACGTACCTTTATCAGTTGAAGCTCAAGCAGAAGCTAGATTCTTAATGCTTGCAGCAGGTAATATAATGAAACCTTCTGATGGTAGACCAGTTTGTGTACCTACTCAGGATATGGTTCTTGGTTCATATTACTTAACAATGGATAAAGACGGAGCTAAAGGTGAAGGAAAATACTTCGCATCATTTGATGAAGTAATAATGGCTTACCAATTAAAAGAAGTTGATATTCATGCTAAGATTAACGTTAAAGTTACTAAAGAAATAGACGGAGAGCTTAAGTCAGGAATAATCAAAACAACTCCAGGATTTATAATATTCAATGAATGTATACCTCAAGACTTAGGTTTTGTAAATAGAGAAAATCCTGAAGAAATGTTCAATTTAGAAATAGATTTCTTAATAACTAAAAAGTCATTAGGAAAAATAATAGATAAATGTTACTTAAAGCATGGTCCAACTAAGACTTCAATAATGCTTGATAACATAAAAGCAACAGGATATCATTATTCATCAATTGGAGCTGTTACAGTTGCTGCTTCAGATATGATAGTTCCTCAAAAGAAATATGAACTATTAAAAGAAGCTGATGAAACTGTAGATAAGATCGAAAAAATGTATAGAAGAGGTCTTATATCTGAAGATGAAAGATATGAAAGAGTTATAGAAAAATGGACTGAGACTACTGAGGAAGTTGCGGATACATTAATGAATAGTTTGGATAAATTTAACCCAATATTCATGATGGCAGACTCAGGAGCCAGAGGATCTAAGTCACAGATCAAACAGTTAGCTGGTATGAGAGGACTTATGGCGAGTCCATCAGGTAAAATCATCGAGTTACCAATCAGAGCATCATTTAGAGAAGGTCTTGACGTATTAGAGTACTTCATATCTACTCACGGAGCTAGAAAAGGTAACGCCGATACAGCACTTAAGACTGCTGACTCAGGTTACTTAACAAGAAGACTTGTTGACGTAAGCCAAGATGTTATAGTAAGAGAACACGACTGTGGAACTCAAAATGGTATTTACGTTGAAGAAATAAAAGAAGGTTCAGAAGTAGTTGAACAATTAGCTGAAAGATTAACAGGAAGATATACTGCAGAAGATGTTTTCCATCCAGAAACTGGAGAGCTTTTAGCTGCAAAAGATACTTACATGGATCCAATTTTAGCTGAAAAAATAGCTGACACTGGAATTCAAAAAGTAAAAATAAGATCAGTATTTACATGTGATTCTAAGGTTGGAGTATGTACTAAGTGTTATGGTATGAACATGGCAACATCATATAAAATTAATATTGGTGAAGCTGTTGGTATCGTAGCTGCTCAGTCAATCGGAGAACCAGGAACACAGCTTACAATGAGAACATTCCATACAGGTGGAGTTGCTGGAGCAGATATAACTCAAGGTCTTCCAAGGGTTGAAGAGTTATTCGAAGCAAGAAAACCAAAAGGATTAGCAATTGTAAGTGAAGTTGCAGGTACTGTAAGAATAGAAGAAACTAAGAAGAAGAGAACTGTTTATGTTGTTACTGATTCAGGAGAAGAATATAGCTATGACATACCATTTGGATCAAGATTAAAAGTTAAAGATGGTATAGCTATTGGAGCTGGAGATGAAATAACAGAAGGTTCAGTTAACCCACATGATATCATGAGCATTAAGGGTGTTGATGGTGCAAGAGAATACTTACTTTCAGAAGTTCAAAAAGTTTACAGACTTCAAGGGGTTGATATCAACGATAAGCACTTAGAAGTTGTAGTTAGACAAATGACTAGAAAGATAAAAGTAACAGAGCAAGGTGATACTAATTTATTACCAGGTGTAATGATTGATATGTTCGATTTCAGAGCTGAAAATGAAAGAGTTGAAAGCTTTGGAGGAGAAAAAGCTCAAGGAGATATAGTTCTTCTTGGTATTACTAAAGCAGCTCTTGCTACAGATAGTTTCTTATCAGCAGCATCATTCCAAGAAACAACAAGAGTTCTTACTGATGCAGCAATCAAAGGAAAAATTGATCCTCTTGTTGGATTAAAAGAAAATGTTATAATTGGTAAGTTAATTCCAGCAGGTACAGGTATGATGAAGTATAGATCATTAAAATTAAATACTGAAAACAGTAATCAAGAGACTGAAACAATAATTGAGATTGAAGAATAA
- the rpsL gene encoding 30S ribosomal protein S12, which yields MPTISQLVRKGRKTVASKSTAPALKECPQKRGVCTVVKTTTPKKPNSALRKIARVRLTNGYEVTAYIPGVGHNLQEHSVVLIRGGRVKDLPGVRYHIVRGALDSAGVANRMQGRSKYGAKKPKQKK from the coding sequence ATGCCAACTATAAGCCAATTAGTAAGAAAAGGCAGAAAAACAGTAGCATCAAAATCAACTGCACCAGCTCTTAAAGAGTGTCCACAAAAAAGAGGAGTTTGTACTGTAGTTAAAACAACTACTCCTAAGAAACCTAACTCAGCGTTAAGAAAAATCGCCAGAGTAAGATTAACTAATGGATACGAAGTAACAGCTTACATTCCTGGTGTAGGCCACAACTTACAAGAGCATAGTGTTGTTCTTATAAGAGGTGGAAGAGTTAAAGACCTTCCTGGTGTTAGATACCACATAGTAAGAGGAGCTTTAGACTCAGCTGGAGTAGCTAACAGAATGCAAGGAAGATCAAAGTACGGTGCTAAGAAACCAAAGCAAAAGAAATAA
- the rpsG gene encoding 30S ribosomal protein S7, translating to MPRKGHIAKRDVLPDPVYNSKVVTKLINNVMEDGKKGVAQKICYDAFQIINEKTGRDAMEVFEEAMNNIMPLLEVKARRIGGANYQVPIEVRPERRQTLGLRWLLAASRKRGEKYMRERLAGELMDAANNTGAAVKKREDTHKMAEANKAFAHYRY from the coding sequence GTGCCAAGAAAAGGACATATTGCAAAAAGAGATGTATTACCAGATCCAGTGTACAATTCAAAAGTTGTTACTAAGTTAATAAATAACGTAATGGAAGATGGTAAAAAAGGAGTAGCACAAAAAATATGCTACGATGCTTTCCAAATAATCAATGAGAAAACTGGCAGAGATGCTATGGAAGTTTTTGAGGAAGCAATGAACAACATAATGCCTTTATTAGAGGTTAAAGCTAGAAGAATAGGTGGTGCTAACTACCAAGTTCCAATAGAAGTAAGACCTGAAAGAAGACAGACTTTAGGATTAAGATGGCTTCTTGCAGCTTCAAGAAAAAGAGGCGAGAAGTACATGAGAGAAAGATTAGCTGGAGAATTAATGGATGCAGCTAACAATACTGGAGCAGCTGTTAAGAAGAGAGAAGATACTCACAAAATGGCTGAAGCTAATAAAGCATTTGCTCATTACAGATATTAA
- the tuf gene encoding elongation factor Tu, with the protein MSKAKFERSKPHVNIGTIGHVDHGKTTLTAAITTVLAQAGGAEAFKYDEIDKAPEEKERGITINTAHVEYETANRHYAHVDCPGHADYVKNMITGAAQMDGAILVCSAADGPMPQTREHILLSSRVGVDHIVVFLNKADMVDDEELLELVEMEVRELLSEYNFPGDDIPVIKGSALVALENPTDEAATACIRELMDAVDSYIPTPERATDKPFLMPVEDVFTITGRGTVATGRVERGVLHVGDEVEVIGLTEERRKTVVTGIEMFRKLLDEAQAGDNIGALLRGIQRTDIERGQVLAQVGTINPHKKFVGQVYVLKKEEGGRHTPFFDGYRPQFYFRTTDVTGSIKLPEGMEMVMPGDHIDMEVELITEIAMDEGLRFAIREGGRTVGSGVVTSIIE; encoded by the coding sequence ATGTCAAAAGCAAAATTTGAAAGAAGCAAACCACACGTTAACATTGGAACAATCGGTCACGTAGACCACGGTAAAACAACTTTAACAGCAGCTATAACAACAGTTTTAGCACAAGCTGGTGGGGCAGAAGCATTCAAATATGATGAAATAGATAAAGCTCCAGAAGAAAAAGAAAGAGGAATCACAATCAACACAGCACACGTTGAGTACGAAACAGCTAACAGACACTACGCTCACGTTGACTGTCCAGGACATGCTGACTACGTTAAAAACATGATCACTGGAGCAGCTCAAATGGACGGAGCTATATTAGTTTGTTCAGCAGCTGATGGTCCAATGCCTCAAACAAGAGAGCACATCTTATTATCATCAAGAGTTGGAGTTGACCACATCGTAGTATTCTTAAACAAAGCAGATATGGTTGACGACGAAGAATTATTAGAATTAGTTGAAATGGAAGTTAGAGAGTTATTAAGCGAGTACAACTTCCCAGGAGACGACATTCCAGTAATCAAAGGATCAGCTTTAGTAGCATTAGAAAACCCAACTGACGAAGCTGCAACAGCTTGTATCAGAGAGTTAATGGATGCTGTAGATAGCTACATCCCAACACCAGAAAGAGCAACAGATAAGCCATTCTTAATGCCAGTAGAGGACGTATTCACAATCACTGGTAGAGGAACAGTTGCAACAGGAAGAGTTGAAAGAGGAGTTCTACATGTAGGAGACGAAGTAGAAGTAATCGGATTAACTGAAGAAAGAAGAAAAACTGTTGTAACAGGAATCGAAATGTTCAGAAAGTTATTAGATGAAGCACAAGCTGGAGATAACATCGGAGCATTATTAAGAGGTATCCAAAGAACTGACATCGAAAGAGGTCAAGTTTTAGCACAAGTTGGAACAATCAACCCACACAAAAAATTCGTAGGTCAAGTATACGTACTTAAAAAAGAAGAAGGTGGAAGACATACTCCATTCTTCGATGGATACAGACCACAATTCTACTTCAGAACAACAGACGTTACAGGATCAATCAAATTACCAGAAGGAATGGAAATGGTTATGCCTGGAGACCACATCGACATGGAAGTTGAATTAATCACAGAAATCGCTATGGATGAAGGATTAAGATTCGCTATCAGAGAAGGTGGAAGAACTGTAGGTTCAGGAGTTGTTACTTCAATAATCGAGTAA